One Halictus rubicundus isolate RS-2024b chromosome 10, iyHalRubi1_principal, whole genome shotgun sequence genomic window carries:
- the M gene encoding zona pellucida domain-containing protein miniature encodes MPGVWRLLRMMIYMVVGLKRVGSSSDIWPLERPEGMPAIQSLEVMCGKDHMDVHLSFSQPFEGIVSSKGQHADPRCVYVPPSTGQTFFSFRIAYARCGTKPDMHGQFYENTVVVQYDKDLLEVWDEAKRLRCEWFNDYEKTASKPPMVIADLDVIQLDFRGDNVDCWMEIQHGKGPWAPPVSGIVPLGSTLTLVVAINDYRGEFDMRVKSCVASDGGGHTIQLSDEFGCVLRPKMISRFLKARGSDDRATVITYAFFHAFKFPDALSVHIKCKVEICRHGCLDHCQLSGSVGHYIQDRKDQIRPQYSQTTAPPTIHDDDNNSAEKDNKNTGGGAEQPDGSLYDDIIQDGDEMTSIGGHFLGVEKSAPKAQAQTSNRLPAPVVETSDEEIHSDDDDLSRPSLDPPRVTRYESDQEQFPHGPRNLEGDNAAVPVTPLTSPSGRRKRSVVVSDRKIRSADVGVSGLYEVISEADLAFSPDTHAEAVTVFQGRIREEVVYGICLPMPGFSALFIVVALSAVISALVAGAMLHRLQAQREAVDSRKNNRGVHTTNGWLPYGLLRVRCTTRPAHPEQIQPKQTNSVAASPSVERG; translated from the exons ATGCCAGGGGTGTGGAGGTTGCTACGTATGATGATCTATATG GTGGTTGGCTTGAAGAGGGTCGGTAGCAGCAGCGACATTTGGCCGCTGGAGAGGCCAGAAGGGATGCCAGCCATACAATCCCTCGAAGTGATGTGCGGAAAGGATCACATGGACGTGCATCTCTCGTTCTCCCAACCCTTCGAGGGCATAGTCTCGTCCAAGGGCCAGCACGCTGATCCGCGATGCGTCTACGTTCCACCTTCGACCGGGCAGACTTTCTTCTCCTTTCGAATAGCCTACGCGAG ATGCGGTACCAAGCCGGACATGCACGGTCAGTTCTACGAGAACACCGTTGTCGTGCAGTACGACAAAGATCTGCTGGAGGTCTGGGACGAGGCGAAGCGATTGCGATGCGAGTGGTTCAACGATTACGAGAAAACAGCCTCGAAACCGCCGATGGTCATCGCGGATCTCGACGTAATACAATTGGACTTCAGAG GCGACAACGTGGATTGCTGGATGGAAATTCAACACGGCAAGGGACCATGGGCGCCACCGGTTTCCGGAATAGTACCATTGGGCTCCACGCTCACCCTGGTCGTCGCCATTAACGATTACCGAG GAGAATTCGACATGCGTGTGAAATCGTGCGTGGCCTCGGACGGCGGCGGACACACGATACAGCTCAGCGATGAGTTCGGATGCGTGCTCAGGCCGAAGATGATCAGCCGATTCCTGAAGGCCAGAGGCTCCGATGATCGGGCGACAGTCATCACTTACGCCTTCTTCCACGCGTTCAAGTTCCCGGACGCGTTGAGCGTGCACATCAAGTGCAAG GTGGAGATCTGTCGTCACGGGTGTTTGGATCATTGTCAACTCAGTGGGTCTGTTGGCCATTACATTCAAGACCGGAAGGATCAGATACGACCGCAATACTCGCAGACCACAGCACCGCCCACCATTCACGACGACGACAATAACAGCGCCGAGAAGGACAACAAGAACACAGGAGGAGGGGCCGAGCAGCCTGATGGCTCCCTTTACGACGATATCATTCAAGATGGTGACGAGATGACCTCTATAGGAGGTCACTTCTTGGGGGTCGAGAAGTCGGCACCGAAGGCACAGGCGCAGACGAGCAACCGGCTACCGGCGCCAGTCGTCGAGACGTCTGACGAGGAGATCCATTCGGACGATGACGATCTTTCGAGACCGTCCTTA GATCCTCCAAGAGTGACGCGATACGAGAGCGACCAAGAACAGTTCCCTCACGGTCCCCGGAACCTCGAAGGGGACAACGCGGCGGTGCCGGTGACACCTCTGACGTCTCCGAGCGGCCGACGAAAGAGGTCCGTCGTAGTGTCCGATCGAAAGATCCGTAGCGCGGACGTCGGCGTGAGTGGTTTGTACGAAGTGATCTCCGAGGCGGATCTGGCCTTCAGCCCGGACACTCACGCGGAAGCGGTAACGGTCTTCCAAGGTAGAATACGCGAGGAGGTGGTTTACGGCATCTGTCTGCCGATGCCCGGGTTCAGCGCGCTCTTCATCGTCGTGGCACTGTCCGCTGTGATTTCTGCTTTGGTCGCCGGCGCGATGCTTCATCGGCTGCAGGCGCAAAGGGAAGCGGTCGACAGCAGAAAGAACAATAGAGGCGTGCACACGACCAACGGTTGGCTACCATACGGGCTGCTGCGCGTGCGATGCACGACGAGACCGGCTCATCCGGAACAGATCCAACCAAAACAGACGAACTCGGTCGCAGCGAGCCCCTCGGTCGAAAGGGGTTGA
- the Dy gene encoding transmembrane protein dusky encodes MRWRIFIFACLLLKGLAEGEDVEVVEAIPGEDNRNDNSALNRQDNDINTPDQLALESLGEKDAGSNHYKPGGLRGHPLPMPPSRGSLGLPHPRPHHNVAYHGPPPPLPPSKTPSEAMDKIYTTGGGISSAVGVEPWPAPTPDMPKIISLDVKCEKNLMKVYLGFDKPFYGIVFSKGHYSNVNCVHLPAGLGRTSVNFEISIHACGTAGNTENGLYGYGAESGSGTYFENIIVVQYDPQVQEVWDQARKLRCTWHDLYEKSVTFRPFPVDMLDVVRADFAGDNVGCWMQIQVGRGPWASEVSGLVKIGQTMTMVLAIKDDDSKFDMLVRNCMAHDGKRAPIQLVDQRGCITRPKLMSRFTKIKNFGASASVLSYAHFQAFKFPDSMEVHFQCTIQICRYQCPEQCSESPLLLESQGLLENHHHSPSSGHPDSSYGIPPPIPLPLEAYLQAAAGRPRDERRRKSREIVPPPQKAVGVNRIIRVVSTGDLTFSIDESNNAESNGPTMVFPVRNENTATSAMICMTTPGFAITLIVLLAVLLSSCILSTYLCLRLRPFSGKARKVATYYTGEQNAAKKSTRTCFYS; translated from the exons ATGCGCTGGCGAATCTTCATTTTTGCCTGCCTCTTATTGAAGGGG CTGGCCGAGGGGGAGGATGTGGAGGTCGTCGAAGCGATACCCGGAGAAGACAATCGGAACGACAATTCTGCGTTGAATCGACAAGACAACGACATCAACACACCCGACCAATTGGCGTTGGAGTCACTGGGAGAGAAAGACGCGGGCAGCAACCACTACAAACCAGGTGGGCTTCGAGGTCATCCGTTGCCTATGCCGCCGAGCCGAGGAAGCTTGGGTCTTCCACATCCGAGGCCGCACCACAACGTCGCCTATCACGGCCCGCCTCCGCCTTTGCCACCTTCCAAGACACCGTCGGAAGCCATGGACAAGATCTACACGACAGGTGGTGGCATCAGCTCGGCGGTAGGCGTGGAACCCTGGCCGGCACCCACGCCCGACATGCCGAAGATCATCTCGCTGGACGTGAAGTGCGAGAAGAATCTGATGAAGGTGTACCTCGGCTTCGACAAGCCGTTCTACGGCATAGTGTTCAGCAAAGGGCACTACAGCAACGTCAACTGCGTGCACCTGCCGGCCGGTTTAGGACGCACGTCGGTGAACTTCGAGATTAGCATTCATGCATGCGGCACAGCTGGCAATACGGAGAATGGTTTATACGGGTACGGCGCCGAGTCCGGGTCGGGAACGTACTTCGAGAATATAATCGTGGTGCAATACGATCCGCAAGTTCAAGAAGTTTGGGACCAGGCGCGCAAGCTGCGCTGCACTTGGCACGATCTCTACGAGAAATCTGTTACTTTCCGTCCGTTCCCGGTCGACATGCTGGACGTGGTGCGAGCGGACTTCGCCGGCGACAACGTGGGCTGCTGGATGCAGATACAGGTGGGCAGAGGGCCGTGGGCGTCCGAGGTCTCCGGCTTGGTGAAGATCGGCCAAACGATGACGATGGTGCTGGCGATCAAGGACGACGACTCCAAGTTCGACATGCTCGTGAGAAACTGCATGGCCCACGACGGGAAACGAGCACCGATACAGCTGGTAGACCAAAGGGGCTGTATCACCAGACCGAAGCTGATGTCGCGGTTCACCAAGATCAAGAATTTCGGCGCCTCGGCGTCGGTCCTCTCCTACGCCCACTTCCAGGCGTTTAAGTTCCCAGACTCGATGGAGGTCCATTTCCAGTGCACCATACAAATCTGCCGGTACCAGTGTCCCGAGCAGTGCTCCGAGTCCCCTCTCTTGCTGGAGTCTCAGGGACTTCTCGAGAATCATCATCATTCACCGTCCAGCGGCCATCCCGATTCCAGCTACGGTATCCCGCCTCCGATTCCGCTCCCGCTGGAAGCATATTTGCAGGCTGCAGCCGGACGTCCTCGCGACGAAAGGCGGAGAAAATCTCGGGAGATAGTCCCACCGCCTCAGAAGGCGGTCGGTGTCAATCGGATAATTCGCGTCGTCTCGACCGGCGATTTAACATTCTCCATCGACGAGTCGAACAACGCAGAGTCGAACGGGCCCACGATGGTGTTCCCGGTTCGCAACGAGAACACCGCGACCTCCGCGATGATTTGCATGACTACACCCGGGTTCGCCATCACCCTGATAGTACTCCTAGCCGTGCTGCTGTCCTCGTGCATCCTCTCCACCTACCTCTGTCTACGGTTAAGACCGTTCTCGGGCAAGGCGAGAAAGGTCGCGACCTACTACACCGGGGAGCAGAACGCGGCGAAGAAATCGACGAGGACGTGTTTCTACTCATAG